In the Leptolyngbya sp. SIO1E4 genome, one interval contains:
- a CDS encoding ATP-binding protein, whose product MQTELRIPSNLKFLSIIETWMLESLRLELGAWSDWPKLENRLRLVLTEAYSNVVRHAHHDRPDIPVVFRLELRSDLLCLEVWDQGNGFDLNNYLPPSPKAQQEGGYGWLILNRLMDKVDYQVKIQGQQNCLRLQTKLPPDCYVATPSEEMSVQDG is encoded by the coding sequence ATGCAGACAGAACTACGCATTCCCAGTAACTTGAAGTTTCTCTCCATTATTGAAACGTGGATGTTGGAGTCGCTCCGTCTAGAATTGGGCGCTTGGTCCGACTGGCCCAAATTGGAAAACCGGCTGCGATTGGTACTGACAGAGGCTTATTCGAATGTGGTGCGCCATGCCCATCATGATCGGCCCGATATTCCAGTCGTGTTCCGGCTAGAGTTGCGATCGGATCTCCTCTGCCTAGAAGTTTGGGATCAGGGCAACGGGTTTGATTTGAATAACTATTTGCCACCCTCCCCGAAAGCCCAGCAGGAAGGCGGCTATGGCTGGCTAATTTTAAATCGCCTGATGGATAAAGTTGACTACCAGGTCAAAATTCAGGGACAGCAAAATTGCCTCAGACTCCAGACTAAATTGCCGCCAGACTGCTATGTGGCGACCCCTTCTGAGGAAATGTCTGTGCAGGATGGCTAG
- a CDS encoding SpoIIE family protein phosphatase, translating to MTWGDDDTLKLMVVDDEPDNLDLLYRTFRREFEVFKAENGFEALDLLAQEGEMAVIISDQRMPRMNGTEFLSRTVDQFPDTIRIVLTGYTDVEDLVEAINSGKVFKYITKPWNPDQLRSVVMQAAETYRVVKHRTHTLTQALKRESFFHRVMSAIRESLDYNNMLQTIATTLGKTFEADSVILNAVESTDKISSTVELDKAFTYSSGRGLGADTDSLVQHSLSMGQWVLETGDRKQDILTDQPSPLSALTLPLVYQQTVLAVVTLYRTNGEEDWSEETLSLIEGVAEQIALAISQAKLYQRIQEQTLQMRAELEVARQIQTNLLRQTLPEVENVRIQARCLPAREVGGDFFEVFAHPHGDIWLAVGDVSGKGVPAALFMASAISVLRRELSQETPPSPEKVMQSLNQGLLDDLVSNNCFITMVLVRYTPATHQLLYANAGHIYPLVWSAAMGTAAQAEPTYLKTRGVPLGILADWKAAAGMLTLQAGDTLLLASDGLTEATVQADTQSGEAGMLRQAGLWRLIQQQPPPLDLDVLLQTIQGKRTQLEDDQTVLALEVM from the coding sequence ATGACCTGGGGAGATGACGACACCCTTAAACTGATGGTGGTTGATGACGAGCCAGATAACCTGGACTTGTTGTACCGTACCTTTCGAAGAGAATTTGAGGTTTTTAAGGCCGAAAACGGCTTCGAAGCTTTAGACTTGCTCGCCCAAGAAGGGGAAATGGCGGTCATCATTTCGGACCAGCGCATGCCCCGGATGAATGGAACGGAGTTTCTCAGCCGTACCGTTGATCAGTTTCCAGACACGATCCGCATTGTGCTCACAGGCTATACAGATGTGGAGGATCTGGTAGAAGCCATCAACTCTGGGAAGGTGTTTAAGTACATCACCAAACCCTGGAACCCTGATCAGCTCAGGTCTGTTGTCATGCAGGCCGCCGAAACCTATCGCGTTGTCAAACATAGGACACACACCCTCACTCAGGCGCTCAAACGAGAATCGTTTTTCCATCGAGTCATGAGCGCGATTCGTGAATCCCTGGACTATAACAACATGCTCCAGACGATCGCGACAACGTTGGGGAAAACCTTTGAAGCAGATAGTGTGATCCTGAATGCGGTGGAGTCTACCGATAAAATCTCCTCTACCGTTGAGCTGGATAAAGCCTTTACCTATTCCTCAGGCCGGGGGCTAGGGGCGGATACCGACTCCCTAGTGCAGCACAGTTTGTCCATGGGGCAATGGGTGCTAGAAACTGGCGATCGCAAGCAAGATATCCTCACCGACCAGCCCTCACCGCTGAGTGCGCTAACGCTCCCGCTGGTTTATCAACAGACGGTGCTGGCGGTTGTGACCCTCTATCGAACCAATGGTGAAGAGGACTGGTCAGAGGAAACGCTATCTCTCATAGAGGGGGTCGCTGAACAAATTGCCCTGGCAATTTCCCAAGCCAAGCTGTACCAGCGCATTCAAGAGCAAACCTTGCAGATGCGGGCAGAGCTAGAAGTGGCCCGTCAAATTCAAACCAACTTGCTGCGGCAAACCCTGCCAGAGGTAGAGAACGTTCGCATCCAGGCGCGATGTTTACCCGCCCGTGAAGTTGGCGGAGATTTCTTTGAAGTCTTTGCCCATCCTCACGGGGATATTTGGCTAGCGGTGGGCGATGTGTCTGGCAAGGGGGTGCCAGCGGCTTTATTCATGGCCAGCGCCATCTCTGTTCTGCGGCGAGAACTTTCTCAGGAAACCCCCCCTTCCCCAGAAAAGGTAATGCAGAGCTTGAACCAAGGTCTGTTAGATGACTTGGTGAGCAATAACTGCTTTATTACGATGGTGCTGGTGCGCTACACCCCCGCCACACACCAACTGCTTTATGCCAATGCGGGACACATTTACCCCCTGGTCTGGTCTGCTGCAATGGGGACTGCGGCACAGGCTGAGCCAACCTACCTGAAGACTCGGGGTGTTCCGCTAGGGATTTTGGCGGACTGGAAGGCAGCAGCAGGCATGTTGACTTTACAGGCCGGGGATACGCTGCTGCTGGCGAGCGACGGTTTAACGGAGGCCACTGTCCAGGCGGATACTCAGTCAGGAGAGGCTGGCATGCTGCGTCAGGCTGGGCTTTGGCGATTGATTCAGCAACAGCCGCCCCCCCTAGATCTCGATGTGCTGCTACAGACCATTCAAGGCAAGCGGACGCAGCTGGAGGATGACCAAACTGTTCTTGCACTGGAGGTGATGTAG
- a CDS encoding DVUA0089 family protein, with product MGITVPLGITVPLLGAALGLIGMARVAAATPIEVLHGDLQRAVCLNDWEGAISLVNPMIAVPNLTNTYRQSLVDLRDQLTEFAKVGTVIPDIDQCESMLQRYVPAGAVANTPSEGPAAGIAFLDLEGASSPGSQADRQQEAVAVAGLERLDRYDVPALSAALFIDMQTGSAVSAGAVSGNAQIHTFFGGLSDRVTLDVDVTRILPGAIAQNDDTQLFLFDATGTLIAANNDDADGLQSKLEDILLPRTGRYYVAVTTYDNAPILDETDRILGWTLAGGSAVEYTLTIRGVTPSANLILTNYGPQ from the coding sequence ATGGGGATCACAGTTCCACTGGGAATCACAGTTCCACTACTGGGTGCTGCCCTAGGGCTGATTGGGATGGCCAGGGTGGCAGCCGCAACCCCGATTGAAGTTTTGCATGGAGACTTGCAGCGGGCAGTATGCCTCAATGACTGGGAGGGGGCGATCTCCCTGGTTAATCCAATGATTGCCGTCCCGAACTTAACCAACACCTACCGCCAGTCGTTGGTAGACTTGCGAGATCAGCTCACTGAATTTGCCAAAGTGGGTACCGTTATCCCTGACATTGACCAGTGCGAGTCAATGTTGCAGCGCTATGTCCCCGCTGGTGCCGTTGCAAACACCCCTTCAGAAGGGCCAGCAGCAGGGATCGCTTTCCTAGACTTAGAGGGAGCCTCCTCCCCCGGGAGCCAAGCCGACAGGCAGCAAGAAGCTGTGGCAGTCGCTGGCTTAGAGAGACTGGATCGATACGACGTACCAGCCCTCTCAGCGGCATTGTTTATCGATATGCAGACGGGTTCAGCCGTCTCAGCTGGTGCAGTCAGCGGAAACGCTCAAATTCATACCTTCTTTGGGGGGCTCAGCGATCGCGTCACCCTGGATGTGGATGTAACCCGTATTTTGCCTGGGGCGATCGCCCAAAACGACGATACTCAGCTATTTCTCTTTGATGCCACCGGCACCCTGATCGCCGCCAACAATGACGATGCAGACGGGCTCCAGTCCAAGCTAGAGGACATCCTGCTGCCCCGCACCGGGCGCTATTACGTCGCTGTGACCACCTACGACAATGCCCCCATTTTGGATGAGACTGACCGCATCTTGGGCTGGACGCTGGCCGGAGGCAGCGCAGTGGAATATACGCTCACCATTCGTGGGGTAACCCCAAGCGCGAATTTAATTTTGACCAACTATGGCCCACAGTAA
- the rsmH gene encoding 16S rRNA (cytosine(1402)-N(4))-methyltransferase RsmH, whose product MVDNPTVSDSQIPFHHVPVLPQIVLEGLQIVSGGQYLDATVGGGGHSAELLAMDATLKLVAVDQDALALNAAQSRLAPYSDRVTFQHSNFAEFRPEGTFFDGILADLGVSSAQLDLPERGFSFRHEAPLDMRMDQRQDLTAAEIINHWEEAELARIFFVYGEERLSRRIARTVVAQRPFQTTTDLAQAIARCVPARYRHGRIHPATRSFQALRIAVNAELDVLETFLSQAPDWLVPGGRLVVISFHSLEDRIVKRAFRGDDRLKIITKKPLIATEEEIRANPRARSAKLRVAERC is encoded by the coding sequence ATGGTTGATAACCCGACAGTCTCCGACTCCCAAATCCCCTTTCACCATGTCCCTGTTCTGCCGCAGATTGTTTTAGAGGGGCTGCAGATCGTCTCGGGGGGGCAATATTTGGATGCCACCGTGGGGGGCGGTGGTCATAGTGCTGAGCTGTTAGCCATGGATGCCACCCTTAAGCTCGTCGCCGTAGACCAGGATGCGCTGGCTCTCAACGCGGCTCAAAGCCGATTGGCGCCGTATAGCGATCGCGTGACCTTTCAGCACAGTAATTTTGCTGAATTTAGGCCTGAGGGCACTTTTTTTGATGGGATTCTGGCCGACTTGGGCGTTAGCTCAGCCCAGCTCGATTTGCCAGAGCGGGGCTTTAGTTTTCGCCATGAGGCCCCCCTCGACATGCGTATGGATCAGCGTCAAGACCTGACCGCAGCGGAGATCATTAACCACTGGGAGGAGGCCGAACTGGCCCGCATTTTCTTCGTCTACGGGGAAGAGCGTCTGTCCCGGCGCATTGCCCGCACTGTGGTGGCTCAGCGCCCGTTTCAGACCACTACAGACCTGGCCCAGGCGATCGCCCGATGTGTCCCCGCTCGCTATCGTCACGGGCGCATTCACCCAGCTACCCGCAGCTTTCAGGCTCTCCGCATTGCAGTCAATGCCGAGCTAGACGTGCTGGAGACGTTTCTATCCCAAGCCCCTGATTGGTTAGTGCCCGGTGGGCGATTGGTGGTGATTAGTTTCCACAGCCTGGAAGACCGTATTGTCAAACGTGCCTTTCGGGGTGACGATCGCCTCAAAATCATCACGAAAAAGCCCTTGATCGCAACCGAGGAAGAAATCCGGGCCAATCCTCGGGCTCGTTCTGCCAAACTGCGTGTAGCAGAGCGCTGTTAG
- a CDS encoding NAD(P)H-quinone oxidoreductase subunit H — protein MTRIETKTEPMVINMGPHHPSMHGVLRLIVTLDGEDVIDCEPVIGYLHRGMEKIAESRTNVQFVPYVSRWDYAAGMFNEAITVNAPEQLADIEVPKRASYIRVIMLELNRIANHLLWLGPFLADVGAQTPFFYIFREREMIYDLWEAATGSRLINNNYFRIGGVAADLPYAWIDKCLDFCDYFLPKVDEYEKLITNNPIFRRRVEGIGVISREDAIAWGLSGPMLRGSGVKWDLRKVDHYECYDDFDWDVHWETAGDCLARYTVRVREMRESVKIIRQACAQLPGGPYENLEAKRMAEGPKSKWNDFEFQFAGKKIPPTFKIPAGEHYVRLESGKGELGVFIVGDDNVFPWRFKIRPPDFNNLQILPELLKGVKVADIMAILGSIDVIMGSVDR, from the coding sequence ATGACCCGCATTGAAACTAAAACCGAACCCATGGTCATTAACATGGGGCCGCATCATCCCTCTATGCACGGGGTACTGCGTCTCATTGTGACCCTGGATGGCGAAGATGTAATTGACTGTGAACCGGTCATTGGCTATCTCCATCGCGGCATGGAGAAAATCGCTGAAAGCCGTACTAACGTTCAGTTTGTTCCCTACGTCAGTCGATGGGACTACGCTGCGGGCATGTTCAACGAGGCCATTACGGTCAATGCGCCAGAACAGTTGGCTGACATTGAGGTACCGAAGCGAGCCAGCTACATCCGCGTGATCATGCTGGAACTTAATCGCATCGCCAATCACCTCCTTTGGCTCGGGCCGTTTTTGGCCGATGTCGGGGCACAGACCCCCTTCTTCTACATCTTCCGAGAGCGGGAAATGATTTACGACCTGTGGGAAGCAGCCACAGGATCTCGCTTAATCAACAACAACTATTTTCGCATTGGAGGGGTTGCAGCTGACTTACCCTACGCCTGGATTGATAAGTGCCTCGACTTTTGCGATTACTTTCTGCCCAAGGTCGATGAGTATGAAAAGCTGATCACGAATAATCCCATCTTCCGCCGTCGGGTAGAAGGCATTGGGGTTATCTCGCGGGAAGATGCGATCGCATGGGGGCTCTCTGGCCCGATGTTGCGGGGTTCTGGGGTGAAGTGGGATCTGCGCAAAGTCGACCACTACGAGTGTTACGACGACTTTGATTGGGACGTCCACTGGGAGACAGCTGGGGATTGTCTGGCCCGCTACACGGTGCGCGTTCGTGAAATGCGGGAATCCGTTAAAATCATTCGCCAAGCCTGTGCTCAACTGCCTGGTGGCCCCTATGAAAATCTGGAAGCTAAGCGAATGGCTGAGGGGCCCAAGTCGAAATGGAACGATTTTGAGTTCCAGTTTGCGGGTAAGAAAATCCCCCCAACCTTCAAGATTCCAGCAGGGGAACACTACGTTCGCCTAGAAAGCGGCAAAGGCGAATTGGGGGTCTTTATCGTTGGCGATGACAACGTCTTTCCCTGGCGCTTTAAGATTCGTCCGCCTGATTTCAACAACCTGCAGATCTTGCCCGAGTTACTGAAGGGCGTGAAAGTTGCCGATATTATGGCAATTCTTGGCAGCATAGACGTCATTATGGGCTCGGTGGATCGATAG
- a CDS encoding 4a-hydroxytetrahydrobiopterin dehydratase: protein MPTRLSESEIRQRMQDLPDDWTTDGQTLFYTITFTDFVAAIAFVNRLVDPAEKLGHHPDITITYNRVSLQLTTHDASGLTDLDFQLAQEISQL from the coding sequence ATTCCTACCCGTCTGAGCGAGTCAGAAATTCGCCAGCGCATGCAGGATCTGCCTGACGACTGGACGACCGATGGCCAGACCCTGTTTTATACCATCACCTTTACAGATTTTGTGGCCGCGATCGCCTTTGTCAATCGACTGGTAGACCCTGCTGAAAAACTCGGCCATCACCCAGACATCACGATTACCTATAATCGCGTCTCACTTCAGCTTACGACCCATGATGCTTCTGGATTAACCGATTTAGACTTTCAACTCGCCCAAGAAATCTCACAGCTTTGA
- a CDS encoding spondin domain-containing protein, with translation MHKIGLNRSFMAALLAIGSLTTLASSVSAATLRVSVENLAPENGTLLTPLWVGFHDGGFDIYDRGVSLDLFPGTESLVEDGETEQISAQFDTVGAGEVQGTILGLEGATPGPIDSGEVASLLFEVDASLPSSQYFSYASMIIPSNDAFIANGDPLAFQIFDDEGNFLGADFTVSGAQVLDGGTEVNDEFPTNTAFFGQTVPDTGVEENGVVDLHPGFNPVGSGGILDDPAFVNADFLADGFQVARIKVELVDDNAQDVPEAGTVLGVMAIGGILGLKRRQWSQSKST, from the coding sequence ATGCATAAGATTGGCCTCAATCGCTCCTTCATGGCAGCGTTGCTAGCAATCGGTTCTTTAACCACCCTGGCATCTTCCGTGTCAGCAGCGACGCTCAGAGTTTCTGTGGAAAACTTAGCCCCAGAAAATGGAACTCTCCTAACACCTCTGTGGGTCGGTTTTCATGATGGAGGTTTTGATATTTACGATCGCGGCGTCTCGTTAGATTTATTCCCCGGGACCGAAAGCCTGGTTGAAGATGGCGAAACTGAGCAAATCTCCGCTCAGTTTGATACCGTTGGCGCGGGTGAAGTGCAAGGCACCATTCTAGGCTTAGAAGGAGCAACGCCTGGCCCTATTGATTCGGGTGAAGTCGCCTCACTCTTATTTGAGGTCGATGCAAGTCTGCCCAGTAGCCAATATTTCAGCTATGCGTCCATGATAATACCGAGCAATGACGCGTTTATTGCCAATGGAGACCCCTTAGCCTTCCAAATTTTTGATGATGAAGGTAACTTTCTAGGGGCCGACTTTACCGTGAGCGGCGCTCAAGTTCTGGATGGGGGAACAGAAGTCAACGACGAATTTCCAACCAACACTGCCTTTTTCGGGCAGACAGTGCCTGATACAGGTGTTGAGGAGAATGGGGTAGTAGACCTTCACCCTGGCTTTAACCCCGTGGGAAGTGGCGGCATTTTGGATGATCCAGCCTTTGTGAATGCTGACTTTTTAGCTGACGGTTTCCAAGTTGCCCGCATTAAGGTCGAACTTGTAGACGATAACGCCCAAGACGTGCCTGAAGCAGGCACCGTGTTAGGAGTAATGGCGATCGGAGGAATCTTGGGGTTGAAGCGCCGTCAATGGAGTCAATCTAAAAGCACTTAA
- a CDS encoding alpha/beta hydrolase: MPIRFWKNRRARILVGSLGVGLLQSLLLALPGLSAERIFASFGPIERSISVDTLETYARTGELVDELKVYGRYLTPEQLEQFRSGLLISADLDVVTVSQFLYTSQGEAILQWLGGVIQTAGRQNGARAIRGAVILAAADPDGGLNVLNVLKHFPTQGARVDLQRLLVVARAVITEINRTYETTAQIREQSAQIAIESENDFSLNTSVVLASSGPYRWSQQTFEPAPLLTELYLPQGRNLPLVVISHGLGGNLATFAYLAEHLASHGFAVAVVEHPGSSAAQLTELLGGAAREAVEPEDMIRRPTAIQGLLDELEVAVQRNPALRNRLDLQRVGVLGQSMGAYTTLALAGATVDLDVLGETCPPQIIQLNLSLLLQCLVPSLAQPLPALQDSRVQAAFAINPLNSAVFGPEGLANITVPIMVVSGSEDTVTPALAEQIRPFTWLESPERYLLLMEGGTHFSTIYDPQAAEAVALPEVVIGPSPELAQHYVKVMSLAFFKTHLAGDNAYRQYLDPSYAAVLSQSNLPIALVRELTLAE; this comes from the coding sequence ATGCCGATCAGATTTTGGAAAAATCGTAGAGCACGAATTCTAGTAGGCTCCCTGGGGGTTGGCCTGCTCCAATCTCTTTTGCTAGCCTTGCCAGGTTTGAGTGCCGAGCGTATTTTCGCTAGCTTTGGGCCGATTGAGCGCTCTATCTCCGTCGATACCCTCGAAACCTATGCCCGCACAGGCGAACTCGTTGATGAACTCAAAGTTTACGGTCGCTATCTCACGCCCGAGCAGCTTGAGCAATTTCGTAGCGGCCTGCTAATTAGTGCTGATTTGGATGTCGTCACGGTTTCTCAGTTTCTCTATACGTCCCAGGGCGAAGCGATTTTGCAGTGGCTTGGGGGGGTGATTCAAACGGCGGGGCGGCAAAATGGGGCACGGGCAATTCGAGGTGCGGTGATCCTGGCAGCAGCAGACCCTGACGGTGGGCTCAACGTGCTAAATGTGCTAAAGCATTTTCCGACCCAAGGGGCACGGGTCGATTTGCAGCGACTTTTGGTCGTGGCCAGGGCGGTGATCACAGAGATTAACCGGACCTACGAAACTACGGCTCAAATTCGCGAACAGTCAGCCCAAATAGCCATAGAGTCCGAAAACGATTTTTCCCTAAATACTTCAGTTGTGCTGGCTTCAAGCGGGCCTTATCGCTGGAGTCAGCAAACCTTTGAACCTGCTCCTTTACTCACCGAACTCTATCTGCCCCAGGGGCGGAATCTACCATTGGTGGTCATTTCCCACGGGCTCGGCGGCAATCTTGCCACGTTCGCTTACCTGGCTGAGCATCTGGCCTCCCATGGGTTTGCTGTGGCTGTGGTAGAGCATCCTGGCAGCAGTGCTGCTCAGCTCACTGAGCTGTTGGGAGGGGCTGCCCGAGAAGCTGTTGAGCCTGAAGACATGATTCGCCGTCCAACCGCTATTCAAGGCCTCTTAGATGAGCTAGAGGTCGCAGTGCAGCGTAATCCGGCTTTAAGAAATCGTCTAGATCTGCAACGAGTGGGGGTTTTGGGGCAATCGATGGGGGCCTATACGACCCTCGCCCTGGCCGGGGCCACCGTTGACCTTGATGTGTTAGGGGAAACCTGCCCTCCCCAGATTATCCAGCTCAATTTGTCGCTACTGCTGCAATGCTTGGTGCCGTCCCTGGCCCAGCCGTTGCCAGCCTTGCAAGATAGTCGTGTGCAGGCTGCGTTTGCAATCAACCCCTTGAATAGTGCTGTATTTGGCCCTGAGGGGCTGGCGAATATTACGGTGCCAATTATGGTTGTCTCAGGCAGCGAAGATACGGTCACCCCAGCCCTGGCCGAGCAAATTCGCCCCTTTACTTGGCTAGAATCTCCCGAGCGCTATCTGTTGCTCATGGAGGGGGGCACCCACTTTTCAACCATCTATGATCCACAAGCTGCCGAGGCGGTAGCGCTGCCTGAGGTGGTGATTGGGCCTAGCCCTGAGTTGGCACAGCACTATGTGAAGGTGATGAGTTTAGCTTTTTTCAAAACCCATCTGGCTGGGGATAATGCCTATCGTCAGTATTTAGATCCGTCCTATGCGGCGGTGCTGAGTCAATCGAATCTGCCCATTGCGCTGGTTCGTGAACTAACGCTTGCGGAATAG
- a CDS encoding DevA family ABC transporter ATP-binding protein: MTDQPVISVHQLNHYFGSGQLRKQVLFDINLEIFPGEIIIMTGPSGSGKTTLLTLIGGLRSAQTGSLNVVGHELCQADENSLVKARRNNGYIFQAHNLHGSLTALENVQMGLEVHGIFPKVERHHRATKMLEQVGLGDRIHYLPADLSGGQKQRVAIARALVSCPKVVLADEPTAALDKKSGRDVVDIMHDLAKQQGCTILLVTHDNRILDIADRIVHMEDGRLSRQPELAATP, from the coding sequence ATGACCGATCAACCCGTTATTTCTGTTCACCAACTCAACCACTACTTCGGGTCAGGACAGCTCCGAAAACAGGTGTTATTCGATATTAATCTGGAGATTTTCCCTGGTGAGATCATCATAATGACTGGGCCTTCGGGGTCTGGTAAAACCACCCTTCTGACCCTGATAGGGGGCTTGCGTTCGGCTCAAACAGGCAGTCTAAACGTTGTGGGACATGAACTTTGCCAAGCCGATGAAAATTCCCTGGTTAAAGCAAGGCGAAATAATGGATATATCTTTCAGGCGCATAACTTGCATGGCAGCTTGACCGCACTCGAAAATGTACAAATGGGCTTAGAAGTGCATGGCATTTTTCCTAAGGTAGAGCGCCACCATCGAGCTACCAAAATGCTGGAGCAAGTGGGTTTAGGCGATCGCATCCATTACCTGCCAGCTGACTTGTCAGGGGGGCAAAAACAGCGAGTCGCGATCGCCCGTGCTCTGGTCAGTTGCCCTAAAGTTGTGCTGGCTGATGAGCCCACCGCTGCCCTTGATAAAAAATCAGGGCGAGATGTCGTCGATATCATGCATGACCTGGCTAAACAGCAAGGCTGCACGATCTTACTGGTCACTCACGACAATCGCATTCTGGATATTGCCGATCGCATCGTCCACATGGAGGACGGGCGCTTATCTAGGCAGCCAGAGCTGGCGGCAACCCCGTAA
- a CDS encoding DUF2235 domain-containing protein: MALYAFDGTGDRWDAQSPITATTKTKNGRYLTNVVFFYAEYLKAGMQAEYFPGVGSSVSITDRIVGGAFGAGASGVINAAFRKLKDHFKSGDQTIDIIGYSRGAALARAFADKTFKDYSELVDKTGKPLNGPPDIRFIGLFDTVASFGMPLNDTELFFQERIPISAQNTFHAMALDVRRAGFGLDRAYGENVLEVWFRGGHGDIGGNSELSNGLPNRNRTNLALVFMLQKARAVGINLKETFDYPIDIHAPVVIDENNLDDDPSRQHRNHDVFHYSFFDEAKQVIEFPGCVPLPERSQLVIEEVSNEPQLSEPRLLQLTPELSAKYPDTQSIYNKLYGLPQ; encoded by the coding sequence ATGGCACTTTATGCATTTGATGGAACCGGCGATCGTTGGGATGCTCAGTCCCCCATCACAGCCACCACGAAGACGAAAAACGGGCGTTATCTGACCAATGTTGTCTTCTTTTATGCCGAATACCTTAAAGCTGGGATGCAGGCTGAATATTTCCCCGGTGTGGGTTCCTCAGTGAGCATAACGGATCGTATCGTTGGAGGCGCGTTTGGGGCCGGGGCATCCGGGGTCATCAACGCTGCCTTTCGTAAGTTGAAAGATCACTTCAAAAGCGGTGATCAAACCATTGACATTATTGGCTACAGCCGAGGAGCAGCCTTAGCAAGGGCCTTTGCCGATAAAACCTTCAAAGATTACAGCGAGCTGGTCGATAAAACGGGAAAACCGTTGAACGGGCCACCAGACATAAGATTTATTGGACTGTTTGATACGGTGGCATCCTTCGGAATGCCCCTCAATGATACAGAGCTTTTCTTTCAAGAACGGATTCCCATATCTGCTCAAAATACTTTCCATGCCATGGCATTGGATGTCAGAAGAGCTGGCTTTGGGCTTGATAGAGCCTATGGAGAGAATGTCCTAGAAGTTTGGTTTAGAGGAGGACATGGTGACATTGGTGGAAATTCAGAGTTAAGCAACGGTTTGCCCAATCGGAATAGAACCAATCTTGCCTTGGTTTTTATGTTACAGAAAGCCAGGGCAGTAGGCATAAACCTCAAAGAGACGTTTGACTATCCGATAGATATCCATGCTCCTGTTGTGATCGATGAAAACAATTTAGATGACGATCCTTCTCGACAGCATCGTAACCATGATGTTTTTCACTATTCATTTTTTGACGAAGCGAAACAGGTGATTGAGTTTCCTGGCTGTGTGCCCCTACCTGAACGTAGTCAACTTGTCATCGAAGAAGTCTCAAATGAACCTCAACTGTCAGAGCCGCGATTACTCCAGCTAACCCCTGAATTGTCTGCCAAGTATCCTGACACCCAATCTATCTACAACAAACTCTACGGGCTTCCTCAGTGA